The Nitriliruptor alkaliphilus DSM 45188 genome includes a region encoding these proteins:
- a CDS encoding ABC transporter ATP-binding protein: MLRLEGLRVAYGARPVLTDLDVTVGRGRIHVVMGPSGVGKTTLLRAMTGLVPRAGTVTVDRHELRTADGTIDLAGAPPERWQQVRARHLGVIFQDAALALTPLRRVGSLVGEVARLRGGAAGQDAEAQRRSVRAALRWAGFADPDEVVTRRCFELSGGMAQRVGLALAVAGRPALLLADEPTSALDGLARAEFLARLREYAQEGGSVVVVTHDRYVADAVADGLVTLGPAGQLPTPMPGGRSAHPVPAAQRDPRPDAPAALDLVAARKSYPGSGPVLRGVDLRVGPGEIVGLAGRSGAGKSTLVRCVVGLEPLDGGRLRIAGHRPEEVGWRTVRRQVQLVPQDPRASLNPWRTAIQLVADPLDAHRIGPRRWRRERAEQLLAEVGLPDAAHARPGALSTGQCQRISIARALAVEPQLLVADEPVASLDTELRDDMLDLIRRLALEHGVATLVVSHDLSAIEALCDRLAVLDHGVIVEQLEVGRMRRDAVHPLTLSLLDCYPAASPPADRRYDPDRSEHHAAPPV; the protein is encoded by the coding sequence GTGCTGCGTCTGGAGGGCCTGCGCGTCGCCTACGGCGCTCGTCCCGTGCTGACCGACCTCGACGTGACCGTCGGGCGTGGCCGGATCCACGTGGTGATGGGGCCGAGCGGTGTGGGCAAGACCACGCTGTTGCGGGCCATGACCGGCCTCGTCCCCCGGGCCGGGACGGTGACGGTCGATCGCCACGAGCTGCGCACCGCCGACGGCACCATCGACCTCGCCGGGGCGCCCCCGGAGCGGTGGCAGCAGGTCCGAGCGAGGCACCTCGGTGTCATCTTCCAGGACGCCGCGCTCGCGCTCACCCCGCTCCGGCGTGTCGGTTCGCTGGTCGGTGAGGTCGCCAGGCTCCGTGGTGGTGCCGCCGGCCAGGACGCCGAAGCGCAGCGGCGGTCGGTTCGGGCGGCGCTGCGCTGGGCGGGGTTCGCCGACCCCGACGAGGTGGTGACTCGACGCTGCTTCGAGCTGAGCGGGGGGATGGCCCAGCGGGTGGGGCTGGCGCTCGCCGTCGCCGGGCGACCGGCCCTGCTGCTGGCGGACGAGCCGACCTCGGCGCTGGACGGTCTGGCTCGCGCCGAGTTCCTGGCCCGCCTGCGGGAGTACGCGCAGGAGGGCGGGTCGGTCGTGGTGGTCACCCACGACCGGTACGTCGCGGACGCGGTCGCCGACGGGCTGGTGACCCTCGGCCCTGCCGGGCAGCTACCGACGCCGATGCCCGGTGGCCGGTCCGCTCACCCGGTCCCTGCCGCGCAACGGGACCCGCGTCCCGACGCGCCGGCCGCGCTCGACCTCGTGGCCGCACGCAAGAGCTACCCGGGCAGTGGTCCGGTGCTGCGCGGGGTCGATCTGCGGGTGGGCCCGGGCGAGATCGTCGGTCTGGCGGGCCGCAGCGGTGCCGGCAAGTCGACGCTGGTGCGGTGCGTCGTCGGCCTGGAACCGCTCGACGGCGGTCGCCTGAGGATCGCCGGTCACCGTCCCGAGGAGGTCGGCTGGCGGACCGTGCGCCGCCAGGTCCAGCTGGTGCCGCAGGACCCCCGGGCGTCGCTCAACCCGTGGCGGACGGCGATCCAGCTGGTGGCCGACCCCCTCGACGCCCACCGCATCGGTCCACGCCGCTGGCGGCGCGAACGCGCCGAGCAGTTGCTGGCCGAGGTCGGGCTCCCCGACGCAGCCCACGCCCGCCCCGGGGCGCTGAGCACCGGGCAGTGCCAGCGCATCTCGATCGCCCGAGCCCTGGCGGTCGAGCCCCAGCTGCTGGTCGCGGACGAACCCGTGGCCTCGCTCGACACCGAGCTGCGCGACGACATGCTCGACCTGATCCGCCGGCTCGCGCTCGAGCACGGGGTCGCCACGCTCGTGGTCAGCCACGACCTCTCGGCGATCGAAGCCCTGTGCGACCGGCTCGCCGTCCTCGACCACGGGGTGATCGTCGAACAGCTCGAGGTGGGACGCATGCGCCGCGACGCGGTCCACCCCCTGACCTTGTCACTGCTCGACTGCTACCCGGCGGCCTCGCCGCCGGCCGACCGGAGGTACGACCCTGACCGCTCCGAGCATCACGCTGCCCCACCTGTCTGA
- a CDS encoding class I SAM-dependent methyltransferase yields the protein MYLPDREEVFARMLDVAERLVGPPARVLDLACGPGSLAARAVARFPDAEVVAVDLDPVLLALGRAASVPRTTWLDADLRVDGWDAELPTEGFDLVLSATALHWLDADRWPSLAGSLARLLRPAGLFLDYDQMRTDADAPQLAALTDALHREPWEAIGDGAEDWAAWWAAVADSPAFAPLLTERDRRFDGRRVGSGSSVGERVAALRAAGFDEVAPLEQVADRRLLAAIR from the coding sequence CTGTACCTGCCCGACCGCGAGGAGGTCTTCGCACGGATGCTCGACGTCGCCGAACGGCTCGTCGGGCCACCGGCACGGGTGCTCGACCTCGCCTGCGGGCCGGGATCGCTCGCCGCCCGGGCGGTCGCACGGTTCCCCGACGCCGAGGTGGTCGCGGTCGACCTCGACCCGGTGCTGCTGGCGTTGGGGCGTGCGGCGTCCGTGCCGCGGACGACCTGGCTGGACGCCGACCTGCGCGTGGACGGCTGGGACGCCGAGCTGCCGACGGAGGGTTTCGACCTGGTGCTGTCCGCGACCGCACTGCACTGGCTCGATGCCGACCGGTGGCCCTCGCTCGCCGGCAGCCTCGCGCGGTTGCTGCGGCCAGCCGGGCTGTTCCTGGACTACGACCAGATGCGCACCGACGCCGACGCGCCGCAGCTGGCTGCGCTGACCGATGCGCTGCACCGTGAGCCCTGGGAGGCGATCGGGGACGGTGCGGAGGATTGGGCCGCGTGGTGGGCGGCCGTGGCCGACTCACCGGCGTTCGCGCCGCTGTTGACCGAACGCGACCGCCGGTTCGATGGTCGACGGGTCGGGTCCGGTTCGAGCGTCGGTGAACGCGTGGCCGCCCTCCGCGCGGCGGGCTTCGACGAGGTCGCGCCGCTCGAGCAGGTGGCCGATCGGCGGTTGCTGGCCGCCATCCGCTGA